One Burkholderia gladioli genomic window, GCCGCGTACTGATCGGCAGGTCGCCAAGGCGGAATGCGAGAAGCGGTGGAAGCGCCGGGGATTGGACGAGCAGGCGCACGTGATCATCGCCCACACGCAGGCCATGAAGTTGACGACGCCTTGGAAGAACGGTTACGAGCCGGCGCCGCTGACCTACCTGAATCAGAAGCGCTGGGAGGACCCACTGCCGCCTTCGGATGCCGAACGTGTCGAGCAGGCTGTCGCCGCGGAGTGGTGGCTTTCGGCCGATGCCGTCGAGGCGCATGCGGCCAAGATCGGGTTCCGCCCGCGACAGAAAGATGAGCCGTCGCCGACCTACCGCGTGCTGGTTGCGGTCGCATGCGGCCGCGGCCCGTGGATCGACTACGTGCTGAAGCACGCCGAGAAAACCGGTGCGGAGCGGTTCTACGCTTGGGTCCGTGAACAGATCGGCGAGGCGCTCATGCCTGCCGACTATGGCGTGTGAGGCGGCCATGAAGGCGACGATTCGTGCCGATGGCACGCTTTTTATCGAGGCGGAGACTGGTCTGGAGGCCTTCGCCCTCAACGCGTGGTGCAAGGCCAATCTGGACTATTCGAACGCCCACGCACCGTGGCCGCGAATGATCGTCAGCTTTGCTGGGTTTGCGGAAGCGAGCGCCCAGCTGGTCCCCGACACTGGGCGCGCCGATGCGTAAGAGTGCACTCCATTTCCCCGGCAGCGCTGTCTCGGATGGGCGCATTGGCACTGCGCGTATCCGTGACCAGGTTGCCGGTGCGGCGGCGCGGTTGGCGTCCAGCGGCCCCGTAGGCCTTGATCGCGCGCTGGGCGCGCTTGTCGGCGGCGCGCCTGCGTCACCGGTTGAGCGCATGCGGGCGTTAGGCCGCCAGCCGCGTGGCCAGATGAACAAGACCGAGAGCGCTTACGCGCAGCTGCTCGACGCTGAGCTTGCCGCCGGCCTGATTCTCTGGTTCCGGTTCGAGGCACTCAAGCTGCGCCTGGCTGACAACACCTTCTACACGCCCGACTTTCCGGTCATCACCGCGTCGGGCTCTCTCGAATTTCGCGAAGTGAAAGGGCGTTGGACTGACGACGCGCGCGTGAAGATCAAGGTCGCCGCGACGCAGTACCCGTTCCGTTTCCTCGCGATCCAGCGCGCCGGCAGTGGCTGGCGTACCGAAGACCTGACCAGCCGCACATGGTGACGATCTGATGAAGCTCTATCTTGCCGGACCGATGACCGGGATTCCCGACCTGAACTTCCCTCTGTTCCACGCCGAGGCATCGCGCCTGCGTGGTCTTGGCTTCGAGATTGTCAATCCGGCCGAAATCAATGCGGACAAGTCGAGATGCTGGCGCGACTGCATGAAGGCCGATATCCGCGAGTTGGTGCTGTGCGACGGGATCGTGATGCTGCCCGACTGGGAGCGTTCGAAGGGTGCCCGACTGGAGCACCACATCGCGCTGACGCTGTCGCTGCCGATTTTCATCGCCGCTGACCTGGTGCAATTTATGGAGCGCCAGCAACAGCAATGCGCCTGACATTCATCATCCCGGCCGATTTCACAGTCTACGGCGTGCCCCAGCGCGAGCGGCCGCCATGTGTGATCGAGTTGCAGGTCGTGGAGTTGATCCGTATGACCACGAAGACGCGTTCACCGTGGTCGCACCGGTTCACCAGGCGCACGAAGCCGTGGATCTCATTCATGGCCTACGCGCACTTGCCCGGCTGGATCTCCGCGCCTGAGCGCTGGCGGCGCGCGCCCGGCGGCGCGGTGCTGCTCGACGTGCCGGTCCATTTCAACCGTCGGGTGACCTTCCCGGAGTTCCCGGAAAGCGGCCGCCTGTCATTCGAATCAAATGGGGAGGACAAATGAACTGCAAGCCTGGGGATATGGCGATCGTCGTGGTGCCGTCGTCATGGCCGCGCAAAACACTCGATGGGAAGATCGTCGAGGTGGTGCGCTTCGTGCCGCCTCGTGGGACGGGCGCCGAATGGGATCAGCGCCCGATATGGTGGTGTGTGTTCCAGACGGCATGGTTCAACGATCACGGCCGGATGTTCACAGAAGGCCCGATGCTCGATTCATGGCTGCGCCCGATCAGCGGTGTGCCTGTGACAGATGACATCGAGGGCGAGGTGACGGCATGAAGGTCGCTGAACTGTCGGGCACGCTCCTCGATTACTGGGCGTGTCGCGCGCTGCTGGCGGAGTTCGAGGGGAAGAAGTTGACGCCTGAGCTGGTCGAGCATGTGAAAAACAGGATCGGCTCGATTCCGTTCCATCCCTCGACCGATTGGGCGCAGGGCGGCCCGATCATCGCGCGCGAGCGTATTGCGGTGTTTTGGGATGTCGACGAGTGGGTCGCTTTGTGGAACGCCGAAAGTAGCGCGAGCGGCACATTGCACGCTCGCGGCGCGACGGCCGTTGGCGCAACTGCGCTCATCGCTGCGATGCGTGTCTTCGTGTCGGAGCGCTTCGGCGCTACGGTGCCCGACGAGGTGGTGGCATGAAGCGCCTACTCGCTGCCGGCGCCGAGCACCAGAAATTCCTCTGGGTGCTCGCAGGGTGCGCCGTGATGGCTGCGCCGCCGTTTCTGCTCATGGATCGACATGCATCGCCTAGCCGCGACATCGCTCCCCCCTACGTCGTGAAGGCGATCACCGCCGAGAACGGTGTCCCGTGTGTGATGGTGCTGGCCGGCGCGACCAGCGTTGCGATCTCCTGCGATTGGGGCAGCTACGACGCGCCGAGCGATACCGCGGCGTTCCGCAGTTGGCACCACTCCGGCAAGGTGCCGTCATGAAGCGCTCCGGATTCAAGCGCAAGCCGGGCTCGCCCTTCAGCAGCCTGACGCGCACCTCTACGCTCAAGCGCCAGAAGGCGATCGTGAAGCGGATCAAGAAGCCGACGGTAGGCGAGGGCTCGAAGTACCTTGCGGCCTGCCGAGGCGAACCCTGTTACCTGCGCGTGCCTGGTATCTGCCCGCTCAACCCGATGGACGAGACCGTCGTGCCATGCCATGAAAACAGCCTGTCGGCCGGCAAGGGCATGGGCATCAAGGCGAGGCACGATCGCACGGTGCCTGGATGTTTTCGGTGCCACCAATGGCTCGATCAAGGGCCGGCGGCGCGAGAGCACAAGAAACTGATTCATTCGAACGCGCTGGACGCATGGATTCCCGTGCGCGCTCGCAAAATGGGTCTTGAACAGGGGGCGGCTCGTGGCTAATCACAAGGGATCGGGACCTGCGTGGCCCGAAGAAGAGGAGCGGCTGCTGCGCGAACACTGGGCGAATCCGGCGCCGATCAAGACCTTCGCACACCTCTTTCCAAAGCGGACGATCGGCGCCATTGAGCGGCACGCGCACGACATGGGACTGCCAAGCCGGCGCGCGCTCCGCCGCGAATTCTCTGCCCTGACGACGATGGCGCGCATCAAGGCTTGTATGCAGGAGAAGCCTGGCACCGTGGCCGACCTCGCTGAGCGCGCGATCGTGTCGCCGCATACGGTCAGGCGCTTTATTTCCGATTTTCGCTCGGACATCTACATCCGCAGGTATGCGCCCCGGGCGGCAAGCGGATATCGAGCTGCCGTTTGGGCGGTGGGGAAAAGGCCGGATGCGCCCAAGCCCGGGCCGGAACCACGTGGCGCTGCTGCTGCTCGGTATTACCGCCGCAAGGCAAAAGACCCTGTATGGATGGCTGACATGGCGGCGCGCTTGAGAAAGAGCTACGCGCGTAAGCGCGGCACCAAGATCCGAAGAGACGCAGCGGCAATCGCGCTCTTCGGCAAGCCGGGGGAGGTGGCCACCACTTCATGAGCGACCTCAGACGATGGGAATACGGGGATCCCCTTCGGGTTCTGGAGCGGCGTGAAGGCCAGAACTGTACGGGATGCGCACACAGCCACGCTCGACCAGATCCATTCGGAGGCGTGCATATGGTGTGCAAAAAGGGAAGGAAACACGGGAAGCGCTGCCGGCGCTATGAGGAAAAGCGAAATGACCGAAACGATTGAAAAACTCTTCCGCACGCCGGAAGCCGCGATCATCTTCGCGTTCAATTACAGCATGCAGCAGCAGGATCGGCCCGCCATGAACCGGTTGGCGTTTCCCGCCGGTCGCAACGGGCTTGGTCTCTCCGGGATGGATGGGGCGGGACAGGGCGGCATGATTCTCCGCGAGCTCACAGCGCTGACCGACGCCGAAATGGCGGCGTTATTGGGCCGATACGCGCCCCGGTCGATTCCCTGTCCTTGCGATCGACCGTGCTGTTCGGGGCACAGGCCCAATCCCGATTGGGAGGGGGCGATCCGCTATCTCGAGCAGGTCGCCGTCGGCCTGTTTTCGGGCCACATTGTGCATTACCGGCTGCGCCGCAAACTCGTTGAGAAGGCGCTTGGCGTGAAGGTAGAGTTGTCGGCGCTCGCGAAAGAGTGCGGGATCAGCGAGAACACCGCCGGCGCTCATTGGAAGGTCATTCGAAGGTGGATTGATGGTGCGCCGGCAAGAAAGGTCGGCAAGACGGCGGCGCGGGGCCGTGGGGAATACGCTGACGTGGGAGGCGACATATTGCCCGACCAGTCATGTGACGGTCTGCTCTCGTCGGCGCGGAAGAAGGCGGACTCGATTTTGACGGCGCTTCCCTTCATCGGAGTGTGACGCAGCAGGAACTTGTTGACACTTGGGATTTTCGACCTCAATATAGCGACCAATCTGACACTGTGTATTGGTGCGACCAGAGCCCCGGCGGGTAACCGCGCGGGGCTTTTTCATTGGTTCGCCCGGTTTCTCCACGTGTCTTTGAGAACGAATATTCGCGCCGGCGGCGCGCTCCAGTAAGGTGTGCGATGAGCAGATCCAGGTCGAAGGCCGTGGCCTCACAGGAGCCGCGGCTCAGTACGAACGTGATCGTGCGATCACCGTTTTTTCCGAAACCTGTCGCTGGCTTGATCGTCGAAGTGTTCGACGATGATGAGGATGAAGTCGCGGTCTATGTATTTCCTCCCGGTCGCGAGCCAATGTCGATTCCCGCGATTCTTTTCTTCGCTCAAGAGCCCGACGCCGATGTTCGTTCGGCTGCGTGGCCGGCATGATGTCGATTAGCGTTCGCTCGAACGTGAAAGAGTTTGAGCGCGAAATCGATAGGCGTTTCCGCAAGCAAATGCCGTTTGCCGTTGCGACGGCCCTCAACAAGACCGCGGCTCGAGTAGGCGAAGCGGAGACGGAGAACATCCGTCAGACTTTTGAACATCCGACACCCTTTACGCAGAAGTCAGTCGGCGTGCGTCGCGCGCGCAAGTCCGCGCCAATCGCGATCGTATTCATGAAAGACATTGCCGCCTCGTATTTACTGCCTTACGAAGTAGGTGGTGTCCACAAGCTGAACAGCCGAGCGCTGCTTAACCCGAAAGACATCAAGCTAAACCAATACGGTCAGCTTTCACGCGGAACGCTTGCGGCCCTGCGCAATCGTCCGGACATATTCATCGGCGCAGTGAAAACGGCCAACGGCACGATCAATGGCGTGTGGCAACGCCCGACCGACACGAAGCGCGTGACGTATCTCAATGCGCGTGGGAAGCGGCTTGGCAAGCTCAATAAAGTAGGCCCTGATGGGCGAGGTCACCTCAAGCTACTGATCCGCTTCGGTGACGCTCTTCCGGTGAAGAAGCATTTGAATTGGGGACGCACGGCCTCGCAGGTCGTCTCTCGCTGGTTCGACCGCGATCTCGCCGAGGCCTTCGCCGCTGCGAAGTTGACAGCTAGGTGAAAGGAAAGTGACGGATCGGGGGCCGGGCCGGTCCTGCACCGGAATGGTGCGGGTCCTTCCTGAGGGGGGGCGAAAACGCGGGCATTGCGCGCGCCCGTTTTTCCCGTTCCATTGAGTAAAAAAAAACCGTTACACGTTACACCTATGGCGGCATCAAACGCAGCGCAAAGCCCCGCAGCGTCTGGGAAGCGTGGTGTAACGACGGGAGGCGGAAAAACGCGCGGGAAGGCGCAAGCCGTTACACCGGTGGGCAGCGACGGGATGATCGGGAAGGCGGCGCTTTGCGAAGCGTTGGGCTGGACGCGGCCGAAGTTGGATCGTCGGCTCGAGAGCGACGAGAAGTTTCCGATCGCGCAGCGCGGCACGCGCGCCGGCGGATGGGCTTTCGATCTCGCTACAGTGCGCGCTTATCTGGAAAGCGGATCGCGCACTCCGGCGGCGACATCGGTGCCGGCGGTGCCCTCGCACTTTGATCAGCGCAGCGATCCGCACGCCTCAGGCAATCCGTACCCCGGAGCGAAATACTCTGTTGTGCCGCCACCCGGCGTTGAGCCAGTCGTGCACTCAGGCGAACAGACCGCGCGCCAGCGGCGCGACATGGTGCAGGCCGAGATCCTCGAGGACAAGCTGCGCCGTGATCGCGGCGAGCTTGTGCAGGCCGAGGTAATGCGCCAGGTGATCACGAAGATGCTGGTGCACCTCGGCAAGGGCCTCGACCGCCTGGCCGACCAGGTAGTCGACAAGCTCGGGCTGCCGGAGTCGAATGCGGATGAAATCCGCGATCTGACGGACGACCTTCGCGCGACGATGGTCGACGAACTGAACGTGTTGCTGGGCCCCGATGCTTGAGAACGCTTACGCAGACGCCTACCAGATCGCGCGCGAGGCGCTAGCGGCATTTATCCCGCCAAAGCGTGAAACAGTGGCGCAATACGCAGCGATGAATCGCCGCTTGTCGAATCAAGGTGGTGGGTTCGTTGGGCGCTGGCACCACGAGAAAGCGCCGTATCTCGTCGCTCCGATGGAGATGCTGACGCGGCTCGACTATCTGACGACCGTCGTCGTTGGTCCGGGCCAGTCTGGTAAGACGGAGATCGCGCAGAACTGGCTTCTCAAGGCGGTTGCCAACGATCCAGGCGACATGCTCTGGTACATGCAGACGGATCCTGGGGTAGAGGCGTTCGTCAAGAGCCGGATCAACATGCAGATCAGAAGTCACGCCGAGATGGCGATGAAGCTCGGGTCGAGGCCGGTCGATGATTCGCTTCACTTCAAGATGTTCGATGCGATGCGCGTCGAGTTTCTTTCGGCTAATGACAACAATCTGATCAATAAGTCGGCGCCACGCATCGTTGCCGACGAGGTCGACGCATATCCGGAGTCTCTCGGCGACATCAAGGCCGTGCTGGACGTTCGGCGCCAGACGTTCGGGCGTCAATCGATGCTGCTCGCGATGAGTCACCCTGACCGCGCGCGCGGGATGGTGCCGGAGCGTGACTGGACCGCCGGCATCATGGCACTGTACGGCGACAGCGACAGGCGTGTCTGGTACTGGCCGTGTCCGCACTGCGGTGCATGGTCGAGCCCGGTACCGATCGCCGCGCGATACATGGTTCTGCATTATCAGGACGACTGGAGCCTCGACGAGATTCAAGAAAAGGCTCGCTTGGTCTGTCCGGTGAACGGGTGCCTGATCGAAGACCGCGAGCGCCGTGCGATGAACCTCGCCGCGTATCGGTCACCGTTCGGCGGTTGGGTAGGCGACGGACAGGAGATATCGCAGGAAGGTGTCGTGACCGGCGAGCTGGTGGCGCGCGACAGTGCCGGCTTTTGGATCGTCGGCGCCATGTCGCCATTCATTCTCGGCGGCATTGGCGGCCTCGCCCGCGCGAAAGCGAAAGCCGAGCGCGAGTATGAGGTCGACGGCGACGACAAGACTCTCCGTCAGGTCATCGCCAAGCAATGGGGATTTCTGTACACGCCCAAGCGTGGTACGGGCTCGATCGACGCGAACGTGCTCGCCGAGCGCGCCGAGGCGGCGCTCAAGCTGGCAGAAGTGCCAGAAGGCGTTCGCTTCTTGACCGCCGGCGTCGACGCGAATGGCGGCCGCTTCGAGTGGCTGGTTCGCGGTTGGGGCGTCAACGGTGAGAGTTGGGTGATCGATAAAGGCCGGCTGCTTGGCGATCCCGCGACGAATGCTGACGACTGGGACCAACTCCTCGAGCTTATCAATCGAACCTACCCACTGTCGGACGGTAGCCGTCGACGCATGCCGATACGTGCTTTCGGTTTCGATAGCGGTGGTGAAGCGGGGGTTACGCAGCAGGCGTATTCCGCGTGGCGCCGCTGGAGGAAGATCGACGGCGTTGTGCGGCTGATCGGCAAGATCGCCGGGCGCGACGCGTGGACGGTTTTGCCGACGAAGGGCGCGAGCGCGCTGCTCGCGCAAAGGCTGGTCGTGACATACCCGGACACTGCGCGTAAATCGAACCGCGCGGCAGCCGGCGGCACCGTTCCCGTAGCTCAGTTCAATCCGAACAGCTTCAAGGACGATCTATCCGGCCAGTTGCAAAAAGCAGACGTCGGCGAGTGGTATGTGCACTTCCCGTATGCATTGCGGTCTCCCGAAGAACCTCACCTCTGGTTCGAGCAGTTGACTGCTGAGACCCGCATGAAGAACGGTAGGTGGGAAAAATCCATCAAGAGCCGGCGTAACGAAGCGCTCGACCTGATGGTGCTCACGCACGTGATGGCGCACCTGCATGGTCTTGCCCAGATCGACTGGGCCAAGCCGCCATCATGGGCGGCCCCCTGGGACACGAATTCAACGCTCATCGCGGGACCCCCCGCTGTTGCGCCTGGCGCGCCACTGGCGGCGCCTACGCCCGGCACCGCGTCGCAGAAGTCGAAATCAGCAGTTCACCGTTTCCGCTAAATCCTATGGCCACTACCGATCTAAGCTCGCCGTATTACGGCATGAGCGACGCGCAGCTGCAGGCCGCGCTCGTCGCTGCGCAGCAGGCCTATATCGATCTGCGAACGGGGAAGAAGTTGGTCACCGTCTCCTACGCTCAGGGCGGCGGCGCGCGTAGCGCGACATTCCAGCAAACCGACATGGCGAACCTGCGCATGCTTATCGCCGAGCTGCAGCAGGCGCTCAATCCTGGCGTGCGCCTGAATCGCCGTCGCTACATCACGCCGGTATTCTGATGAGCAAAGAGATCACGCTCGTCGACGCCGGTGGCAACCCGATCCGTCGTGCACGTGCCGACTACCCCGACGGCATGCCGCTGCGAAGCCAGGTCGGTGCGTCGTTCTTCCCCTACCAGGCTGCGGAATGGCAGACGCAGGAGATGGGGGCATGGCTGCCATGGATTCGCTCGCCGGATGCTGAGATCACCCAATTCCGCGACCGGATGGTTGCGCGTTCGCGCGATCAGGTGCGCAACGACGGTCGGTCGAGCGGCGGCATTACCCGGATCCTCGATAGCGCGATCGGTGCTTCGCTCCGCCTATCCGCAGCCCCCGACTATCGGGCATTGCGCCTCATCAGCGGGGCAAACTTCGATATCCAGTGGGCTAAGGAATTCGCCAGCGCCGCGGAGGCGCGCTGGCGCATGTTCTCGAACGACCTTGGCCGCTACAACGACGTGTCGAGACAGCTTACTGTTTCCCAGCAGTTGCGCCTTGCACTTCGTCACAAACTGATCGATGGTGAAGACCTGGTCGTGAACTACTGGAAGCCCGAGCGCGTCGGCCGCGGTGCTGCCCAATACGCGACCTGCTTTCTCGTCGTGGATCCGGATCGCCTGTCGAATCCGATGCAGATGCTGGATACGAAGCATCTGCGAGGCGGGGTGGAGGTAGACGACGACGGCGTGCCGATCGCGTATCACATTCGCCGGGCGCACCAGAACGACTGGTACAACGCAGTCGAAAGCATGGAATGGGAGCGCGTCGAAAGGGAAGACGATGACGGCTGGCGTCGGGTGATTCACGACTATGACCGTGATCGCGCGGGACAGAACCGCGGAATAGGCGTGTTCATTCCCGTGCTTGCGCACGCGAAGATGCTCGCGCGCTACTACGGCATCGAGTTGCAGGCCGCGGCCCTTGCTGCATCGATCGGCACATACGTAACCAGTCCGTATGACCCCGCTGAAGTTCAGGATGCAGTCGCCGGCGATCATGAGCTCAAGTTCTACCAGAGCTTGCGAAAAGAGTGGAACGACGAGCGGCCGGCTATGTTCAACGGCGTGCGCGTGCCGGCGCTTGCCCCCGGCGAGAAAATCGAGGCAGTTGCGTCTGACCATCCTCATAACGGCTTTACGGA contains:
- a CDS encoding DNA-binding protein, with translation MTETIEKLFRTPEAAIIFAFNYSMQQQDRPAMNRLAFPAGRNGLGLSGMDGAGQGGMILRELTALTDAEMAALLGRYAPRSIPCPCDRPCCSGHRPNPDWEGAIRYLEQVAVGLFSGHIVHYRLRRKLVEKALGVKVELSALAKECGISENTAGAHWKVIRRWIDGAPARKVGKTAARGRGEYADVGGDILPDQSCDGLLSSARKKADSILTALPFIGV
- a CDS encoding terminase gpA endonuclease subunit — its product is MLENAYADAYQIAREALAAFIPPKRETVAQYAAMNRRLSNQGGGFVGRWHHEKAPYLVAPMEMLTRLDYLTTVVVGPGQSGKTEIAQNWLLKAVANDPGDMLWYMQTDPGVEAFVKSRINMQIRSHAEMAMKLGSRPVDDSLHFKMFDAMRVEFLSANDNNLINKSAPRIVADEVDAYPESLGDIKAVLDVRRQTFGRQSMLLAMSHPDRARGMVPERDWTAGIMALYGDSDRRVWYWPCPHCGAWSSPVPIAARYMVLHYQDDWSLDEIQEKARLVCPVNGCLIEDRERRAMNLAAYRSPFGGWVGDGQEISQEGVVTGELVARDSAGFWIVGAMSPFILGGIGGLARAKAKAEREYEVDGDDKTLRQVIAKQWGFLYTPKRGTGSIDANVLAERAEAALKLAEVPEGVRFLTAGVDANGGRFEWLVRGWGVNGESWVIDKGRLLGDPATNADDWDQLLELINRTYPLSDGSRRRMPIRAFGFDSGGEAGVTQQAYSAWRRWRKIDGVVRLIGKIAGRDAWTVLPTKGASALLAQRLVVTYPDTARKSNRAAAGGTVPVAQFNPNSFKDDLSGQLQKADVGEWYVHFPYALRSPEEPHLWFEQLTAETRMKNGRWEKSIKSRRNEALDLMVLTHVMAHLHGLAQIDWAKPPSWAAPWDTNSTLIAGPPAVAPGAPLAAPTPGTASQKSKSAVHRFR
- a CDS encoding phage portal protein is translated as MSKEITLVDAGGNPIRRARADYPDGMPLRSQVGASFFPYQAAEWQTQEMGAWLPWIRSPDAEITQFRDRMVARSRDQVRNDGRSSGGITRILDSAIGASLRLSAAPDYRALRLISGANFDIQWAKEFASAAEARWRMFSNDLGRYNDVSRQLTVSQQLRLALRHKLIDGEDLVVNYWKPERVGRGAAQYATCFLVVDPDRLSNPMQMLDTKHLRGGVEVDDDGVPIAYHIRRAHQNDWYNAVESMEWERVEREDDDGWRRVIHDYDRDRAGQNRGIGVFIPVLAHAKMLARYYGIELQAAALAASIGTYVTSPYDPAEVQDAVAGDHELKFYQSLRKEWNDERPAMFNGVRVPALAPGEKIEAVASDHPHNGFTEFVHEMQGCVASALGVPIEQVTQDWSRSNYSNMRGSMLEGWKTLIRRRLDFSAGTATPMYAVWLRESMENDELPLPKGAPDFIEAATAYAACSWLGPARGWVDPVKEPQGSILKMDAALTTLKQEAAEQGLDWEEVIDQRQIEIEAFKKRGMPLPEWGGGEVASRTDEPPEEPKAA
- a CDS encoding phage protein NinX family protein, with translation MKVAELSGTLLDYWACRALLAEFEGKKLTPELVEHVKNRIGSIPFHPSTDWAQGGPIIARERIAVFWDVDEWVALWNAESSASGTLHARGATAVGATALIAAMRVFVSERFGATVPDEVVA
- the gpW gene encoding gpW family head-tail joining protein; translated protein: MATTDLSSPYYGMSDAQLQAALVAAQQAYIDLRTGKKLVTVSYAQGGGARSATFQQTDMANLRMLIAELQQALNPGVRLNRRRYITPVF
- a CDS encoding DUF4406 domain-containing protein, producing MKLYLAGPMTGIPDLNFPLFHAEASRLRGLGFEIVNPAEINADKSRCWRDCMKADIRELVLCDGIVMLPDWERSKGARLEHHIALTLSLPIFIAADLVQFMERQQQQCA
- a CDS encoding nuclease domain-containing protein, with translation MKRSGFKRKPGSPFSSLTRTSTLKRQKAIVKRIKKPTVGEGSKYLAACRGEPCYLRVPGICPLNPMDETVVPCHENSLSAGKGMGIKARHDRTVPGCFRCHQWLDQGPAAREHKKLIHSNALDAWIPVRARKMGLEQGAARG
- a CDS encoding phage related protein gp8 is translated as MNKTESAYAQLLDAELAAGLILWFRFEALKLRLADNTFYTPDFPVITASGSLEFREVKGRWTDDARVKIKVAATQYPFRFLAIQRAGSGWRTEDLTSRTW